gagtgagaggaagctcaggagtgagaggaagctcaggagtgagaggaagctcaggcaggtagatatctctaccagctcctggctggctggtggtttcagcagatcctggctgactggcagatcctggctgactggtagatctggaagagtctggttgactggcagatctggaagagtctggttgactggcagatctggaagagtctggttgactggcagatctggaagagtctggttgactggcagatctggaagagtctggttgactggcagatctggaagagtctggttgactggcagatctggaagagtctggctgactggcagatctggaagagtctggctgactggcaaatctggaagagtctggcagactggcgatgctgggcagaccggcggcgccgggcagactggcggcgccgggcagactggcggcgccgggcagactggcacgctgggcagactggcggtgctgggcagactggcggtgctgggcagaaacgctgggcagactgacgacgctgggcagactggcggtgctgggcagactggcgatgctgggcagactggcgatgctgggcagacatgctgggcagactggcgatgctgggcagactgatggcgatgctgggcagactcgatgctgggcagactgggggcactggcggcgctgggcagactggcggcactagctgctccatataggctgacagctctggcggcttcttacagactgaccgctctggcggctccgtgctgactggcagctccttgcagactggcagctccttacagatgcagactgacagctccgtgcagactgacagctccgtgcagactggctgctccatagactggctgctccatgcagactgacagctctggctcatgcagactgacagctctggctgctccatgagactggctgcttcatgcagactggcagctcgggctgcttcaaagactgacagctctggctgctccatgcggactgacagctctggctgctccatgcggtgacagctctggctgctccatgtagactggctgcttcatgcagactggcagctcgggctgcttcaagactgacagctctggctgctccatgtagactggctgcttcatgcagactgacagctctggctgctccatgcagactgacagctctgactgctccatgcagactgacagctctggctgcttcatgcagactggcagctctggctgcgctgaacaggcgggagactcctgcagcgctgtgtcggaggaaggctctggctgcgctaaacaggcgggagactccggcagcgcaggagaggagaaaggctctggcttaaacaggcgggaggctccggcagcgctgtagaggaggaaggctctggctgcgctaaacaggcgggagactccagcagcgcaggagaggagaaaagcgctggctgcgctgaacaggcgaggcacactgaaggcctggtgcgtggtgctggaactggtggtactggatcgaggacacgcacaggaagcctggtgcggggagcttaccggagggctggggtgtggaggtggtactggatagaccggaccgtgcaggcgcatgacagcctgcccaaccttacctggttgaatgctcccggttgccctgccagtgcggcgggtggaatagcctgcactgggctatgcaggcgaaccggagacaccgagcgcaaggctggtaccatgtaagccggcccaaggagacgcactggggaccagatgcgtagagccggcttcatggcatttggctcgacgctcaatgaGCCCGGCCGACGCGGAGCTGggtcgaaccgggctgtgcacccgcactggagacaccgtgcgctccacagcataacacggtgcctgcccggtctctccagcccccggtaagcacagggagtttgcgcaggtctcctacctggcatagccatactccctgtaagcccccaagaaatttttggggctgtggcttccatccgctctgccgtgctagctcctcataatgccgcctctctgcttttgctgcctccagctcggtgacaaaatctccaggctcattccagggtccaccgtccaattcctcctcccatgtccataactccaggtggtgcaacctctcccactgtagctgctgctgctcctgctgctgctgcctctgttgcctcttctcctgttgctcctttgggcggctacactccctggtttagcccagggtcctctgtcgaagatctcctcccatgaccagaaatccttggtgagcatctcctttttcggctgctcctgcctgttgacacgccgcttggtccgttggtggtgggtgattctgtaacggttttctagtggtgatgaaagagagtcggaccaaactgcagcgtgtcgattgcgatccatgtttaatataccaaagaaacacgaacttacaaaaaaaaaacaataaacgaaaccgaaacagcctatctggtgcaaactaacaacgagtacacataggacactaaggacaatcacccacgacaaactcaaagaatatggctttaaatatggttcccaatcaggataagcacctgcctctgattgagaaccactccagacagccatagaccttgctagacaacccattaagctacaatcccaataccaccaccaaaccaagacaaacacaccacaattacaaaaaccccatgccacaccctggcctgaccaaatacataaaaataaacacaaaatactttgaccagggcgtgacagagttgctgtttgggggtgcagtgctgttgtccggggtaggagtagccaggtggaaagcaaggccagccatagaaaaatgcttattgaaattctcaattatggtggatttatcattggtgacagtgtttcctatcttcagtgcagtgggcagctgggaggaggtgttcttattctccatggactttacagtgtcccagaactttttgagttagtgttgcaggaagcaaatttctgcttgaaaaagctagccttggcttttctaactgcctgtgtataatggtttctagcttccctgaacagctgcatatcacggggctgttcgatgctaatgcagaacgccataggatgtttttgtgttggttaagggcagtcaggtctggggagaaccaagggctatatctgttcctggttctaaatttcttgaatggggcatgtttatttaagatggttaggaaggcatttaaaaaaatatccaggcatcctctactgacgggatgagatcaatatccttccaggataccccggccaggtcgattagaaaggcctgctcgcagaagtgtttcagggagcgttttacagtgatgagtggaggtcgtttgaccgctgacccattacggatgcaggcaatgaggcagtgatcgctgagatcttggttgaagacagcagaggtgtatttagagaggaagttggttaggatgatatctatgagggtgcccgtgtttaaggctttggggaggtacctggtaggttcattgataatttgtgtgagattgagggcatcaagtttagattgtaggatggctggggtgttaagcatgttccagtttaggtcacctagcagcacgaactctgaagatagatggggggcaatcagttcacatatggtgtccagagcacagctgggggcagagggtggtctatagcaggtggcaacggtgagagacttgtttttagagaggtggatttttaaaagtagaagttcaaattgtttgggtacagacctggatagtaggacagaactctgcaggctatctttgcagtagattgcaacaccgccccctttggcagttctatcttgtctgaaaatgttgtagtttggaattaaaatttctgaatttttggtggtcttcctaagccaggattcggacacagctagaacatccaggttggctgagtatgctaaagcagtgaatagaacaaacttagggaggaggcttctaatgttaacatgcatgaaaccaaggctattacggtcacagaagtcatcaaaagagagcgcctggggaatagggtggagctaggcactgcagggcctggattcacctctacatcgccagaggaacataggaggagtagaataagggtacggctaaaagctatgagaattggtcgtctagaacgtctggaacatagagtaaaaggaggtttctgggggcgataaaatagcatcaaggtataatgtacagacaaatgtatggtaggatgtgaatacagtggaggtaaacctaggtattgagtgatgaagagagagatattgtctctagaaacggGGAAATGGGGAATGGGGAAATGGGGAAAACAAACCACCAGACCTGGTGTAGTCTCTGTTTCGTAGTTATAGAACCTGAGTGTGAGTGTGAAATGTCTCCTTCTTCTGCTCGTTGGCTAGAGCCTTCTTCTTCATCTTTCTTTCCGGCCTTTTGGTCTGGGCCCTCTGCCTCTGTCCTTTTGGCTCTGGCCTTCTTCCTCCTTCAGATGTTCCCGGAGCCCTGTCGCTCATCCATGGCTTCCACTCTGAGAGATGCTTGCAGTGGGAGAGATGATGCCAGCCGGACCTCTTCGCCAGTCGCAGGGCTGTTGGTGTTACCATGGTTACTTGGAACGGACCCATCCATCGTGGTTGGTTCCTTTTTCACCCGTTGGACTCTGGTTTTCACCCAGTCCCCAACATTTATGGGAAGCTTGTCAGGGTCTTCACCTGGGGGAACCTTGTTTGCTTTCCTGTGGGCAGAgtggagagacctgacaatagaGGTTAGTTCTTTCAAAATCCGCTGCTGCTCATTTTCATGAGGACAAGGGGCAAGTATTCCACCCAGCTCATTGTTGTGGAATGACAGGCTTTTTCAAGCCCCCCTTTGATCACTTGATTAGCCCTCTGTAATCCCATTACTCTGCGGGTGATGGATGGACACAAACTTCTGGTCTACACCTATCATTTTGGCCACTTGGGCAACCAAATCTCCTATGAGATGGGTGCCATTGTCTGCAGACAAAACCTCAGGCACACCGAACCTGGGTTTAATTTCCCTGACTAGCAATTTTGCAACTGTTCGCGCATCGCAGCTTGTGGTGGGAAATGCTTCCACCCACCTGGTGAACCTGTCAATTATCACCAGGcagcatctctttctttcttttcgcTCTACCATGTGTATGAAATTCATAGCAAGATGGACAAAAGGTCATTTTGGAGTGGAGAACTTCCCTGGTTGCAGTGGAGTTCCCTTGTCTACGTTATATAACAAACATGTCGCACAACGGTAAATGAACTGTTTGACGTACAGATTCAAATTTGGGCAAAACCATTGGGCCGAAATGTTCTCCACCATATCCCCCTTTGACAAATGGCTCACACCATGAGCCAATCAGCAAACAGTAGAGATCATGGTTGACGGAAAACAGGGCATGCCAGACAAAAGATGTAGCCATAAGCAAAACCTAGGACACAGagcacaccctctctccctccacacttgCTGAGTCTCACATATAGTTGcatgaaaaagtatgtgaaccctttagaattacctACATACATTTGTCTAAAACTGTGATCTGATCTTCCTCTAAGTCAcagcaatagacaaacacagtgtgcttaaactactaacacacaaatgattgcatttgtcttgtctatattgaatacataatttaaacattcacagtgtaggttggaaaaagtatgtgaacccccttggctaatgacttctccaaaaaacaaattggagtcaggagtcagctaacctggagtccaatcaatgagacgagattggagatgttggttagagctgccctgcaatataaaaaacactcacaaaatgtgagtttgttaTTCACATGAAGACCTAAGTAGACCTAAGATTaataattgttgacttgcataagctggaaagggttacaaaaatatctctaaaagccttgatgttcatcatttcactgtaagacaaattgtctataaatggagaaagttcagcactgttgctactctccctaagagtggccatcctgcaaagatgactacaAGAGCACCGTGCAGAATgatcaatgaggttaagaagaagcctagagtgtcagctaaagacttacagaaatctttggaacatgctaacatctctgttgacaagtctacaatacgtaaaacactaaacaagaatggtgttcatgggaggacaccacggaagaagccactgctctccaaaaaaaacattgatgcacgtctgaagttcgcaaaagagcaactggatgttccacagcgctactggcaaaataatctgtggacagatgaaactaaagttgagttgtttggaaggaacacacaacacaatgtgtggagcaaaaggcacagcacagcacatcaacatcaaaacctcttcccaactgtaaaatatggtggagggagcatcatgatTTGGCTGCTTTGCTtcctcagggcctggacaactTGCTATCATcaatggaaaaatgaattcccatatttatcaagacattttgcagaagAATGTAAGGCtgtctgtccgccaattgaagctcaacagaagttgggtgatacaatgacccaaaacacagaagtaaatcaacaacagaatggcttcaacagaagaaatacgccttctggagtggcccagtcagagtcctgacctcaacccgattgagatgctgtggaaTAACCTcaagagcggttcacaccagacatcccaagaatattgctgaactgaaacagttttgtaaagggGAATGGtctaaaattcctcctgaccgttgtgcaggtctgatccgcaactacagacaACGTTTggctgaggttattgctgccaaagtagTGTCAACCaattattaaatccaagggttcacatacttttcccaccctgcactgtgactTTACaaggtgtgttcaataaagatcTAAAAACCTAtacttgtttgtgtgttattagtttaagcagactgtgtttgtctattgttgtgacttagatgaagatcagatcaaatttcatGATTAACTTATGCAGAATTCGAGGTAATTTCAAAAGGTTCACATCCTTTATCTTgccactgtaggtgttccttttgtccaggtggaatgAAGGAAGAGTTGGTGTTTGCTCGGTTGCGTCTAGGACATTGTAGTACATTGAACGTGTCATTATATCTGGTTGGTAAGCATACAAATGGATTCTGTACGGAGTGTATGGTTGATGAAACAGTGAAGCATGTGTTGATGTATTGTTGTAAGTATCGGCatttcatttgtatttcattgaacctttatttaactaggcaagtcagttaagaactcattcttatttacaatgatgacctacacCGGTCAAAccaggatgacgctgggccaattgtgtgccttcctatgggactccccatcacggccggttgtgatacagcctggaatcaaaccagggtgtctgtagtgaagcctcaagcactgagatgcagtcttagatcgctgcgccacttgggagcccaaaaGGAGGGAAAGATTGATGTGTAGGGTTATTGAggtaggagagggatggggggaatGGGGAGGATTTATAATAGTTATAATAGTTTTCTTAGTAGTACAGGATTAGAAAGGAGAATTAAGTTTCACTTAATGTTTGTTTCATTATTCATTTAGTCTGTAAACTGTGATTGActacacactccagtacagtaggtggcaacATGCACCTCTAACATTTGTTTGTGGATGGGCATAATATTACAGAAGAAGAAGGATAAGCGAAAGGGAAAGTGTCAGACTCCAGAGTTAGAAACTGTTTTGTGAGGCTACCGCAAAAGCAGTGAACATTTCTGAATCATGGGCAAACTGTCTGTCTTTTTGTTTGTTCTTTCATTCTCCACCATTGTCAACGCAGGTAAGATGGACTATCTACTTTCTCTCAACTCATTGAAAGATTTGTTGTGTTGTAAAATGTTAAACAAAATGTTTGGGATTATAGGTTTTCTGCATTTTTGTCAAAAGTGAGTGATTGACATAGCATTGCTCTGTTCAATATTCTCTACCTAGAGAGTACTCTAAAtaccccaattcatgttgttGAGTTCAAAAGAGCACAAGATCAAAATAGCTGACACCAGGCAGCTGCACAGATAGGGCTCTACCTGTGTAGAGCACGTGCTATACTTTTCCCTTCCATTGTCCAAAGTCTCCTGCCCTTTTGGGTGGTGGTATAATTTCccctaaaatgttatttttttgtggaaatgttttgtcattgttgttcagacCCTGTGTCAACAACTTCACTACCCCCCCACCCCATCCATTGGTTGCTCCTGTTGATATGCTCTGTACAGAGCTTGCGCACATGCCCAGTTGTGCCCTTTTCCCCTCCAGTCTGTCCTGCACAGAGAATGAGGGAGCCCGGTCTCCAAACATGCATGACTTGAGAGATGTGGTCACTGGTCCAGTGTGTGTAGCTGACTACCTAGTTCAAATATCAACAGTACAGCCACAGCAGCATAACATTTCATTATCACTTGATAACCCTTGATTTTGCCTACACCATCATCAATATTCAGTCTAATTGGCTGATactcacagcagagagaggcagaaagaaagaGTTAAATCACAATCAGTGTAAAATAAATAGAGTTCTCTAACTAGTATATTTACATCAATCATCAACATCAATGATCAGCTGATAGCCCACCCTCTTTCTCAATCATGTCTTTAGGAGGCACTAACTATCTTAATTACAATTTGTGATGATGAGTGAAAGCCAAATATCTTAGCAGATAAAACCTTATAGTCCCAGGCTCTCGAAATGTCCATAACTGTATAATATCACTCCTCTCCCAGGTTCAGGATCACATTCTCTGTGGGCACTTGCAAATTACATCATCGGGGAGACGCCTTTCCCTGAGTTTACGGTTGTGGTGATGTTGGATGACATCCATGTGGCTTACTATGACTCCAACGATAAACAGCCTGTCTACAGGGGACCTAAACCAACAGGAAAAATACATGATGAATTATTTCAGGACGGAGATTATGTGTTTGGAATCATGTACCACCACATGAAAGGCAGATCATTTCACCTAAAGCACCACTTTAATCTCACAGGAGGTGTTCAAGTTCAGCAAAGAATGTCTGGCTGTGAGATGTTGGACAATGGTGAACCAGCTCTGATCATGGAAAAAGACACTTTCAATGCCATTTATACAGATCAAACGTTATATTACAACATGACACATTTTACATATGATGCTGGGAAACTACGACCAGGATATGATGGGGTGAGGAGAGAATATCTTAGAACACTTTATGGGAATGTTTTCCTTCCCATTTGCATCAGAACACTGAAGACAAtcctgaagagagagaagaacgcTGTGATGCGTAAAGTGCCTCCCAGACTCAGGTTGATAAAGAAAGAGGTTTCTGGAGAGTTTCAGGTGAGCTGTCTTGCGTTTGGTTTCTACCCTCGCCACATCAATCTGACCCTGCTGAGAGACGGCCAGCCAGTGGCAGAACAGGAGCTGACAGGGGGGGAGGTGCTACCTAGTGGAGATGGGACCTACCAGCTGAGGAAGAGTCTGGAGGTCAGTACTGAGGAGCTAAAGAAGAGACACAACTACACCTGTACTGCCTCTCACCTCAGTCTGGACAACAAGCTGGATGTCAGTTGGGAGTCTGGGGCAGAGAGAGTTCACCTATCCACCCTCTCAGTTCTACTGGTGATGCTGCTGGTTGTTATTCTATTGGGCA
This DNA window, taken from Oncorhynchus tshawytscha isolate Ot180627B unplaced genomic scaffold, Otsh_v2.0 Un_scaffold_7041_pilon_pilon, whole genome shotgun sequence, encodes the following:
- the LOC112240628 gene encoding major histocompatibility complex class I-related gene protein-like, whose translation is MGKLSVFLFVLSFSTIVNAGSGSHSLWALANYIIGETPFPEFTVVVMLDDIHVAYYDSNDKQPVYRGPKPTGKIHDELFQDGDYVFGIMYHHMKGRSFHLKHHFNLTGGVQVQQRMSGCEMLDNGEPALIMEKDTFNAIYTDQTLYYNMTHFTYDAGKLRPGYDGVRREYLRTLYGNVFLPICIRTLKTILKREKNAVMRKVPPRLRLIKKEVSGEFQVSCLAFGFYPRHINLTLLRDGQPVAEQELTGGEVLPSGDGTYQLRKSLEVSTEELKKRHNYTCTASHLSLDNKLDVSWESGAERVHLSTLSVLLVMLLVVILLGIFICVKGRRRTASQT